AAAATCTATAACTGGTTATTGTgtctaggggtgggcaaattatccgcctaccgcctaccgcctaccgaaccgcaACCGAATCGAcattaaccgcctaccgaatcTACCGACAAAATTCGGTTTGGTAGTCGGTAGAGAATTTTTAACCGAAAGTCAGTTTGGTTCAATCGGCGATTCGATTGTACTGTTAACCGACTTACCGAACCGACACTTAACCGAAAATTAACCGACCGTTTTAACCGAACCGTCGAAAcgaaacgatgtcgttttattgataacgaaacgacgtcgttttattgataacgaaacgacgtcgtttcattacatctttttttttttttttttattagcatcTTTGCATCTTTTTTTCCTGCTTCTTTTCCCTACAGACTGGAGCTACTAGCTAGCTGAACTCTAAGTTATTTAAGTATACAATGACTATGGTGTTGATTGGTGTGATGTATGGACGTATGTTTATTGTTGTGGTAATATAAGTTTTGTTTACTAcattcttatttattattaattatttgtgaGATTCAATATGAATTCAGAATTCTAGTATTCAACAAATCCAATAATAAACTTGAAACTGATGAAtgtttaacatttttcaataatatatgtactcattaaaaaaaaaaaaatgtttcaatgaatgtttaacatttttttttgtgtaattttGTGTGGACACAATACACATGTAAGCCAAGATTttacattttccttttattatttgttatttgctACTGGCCTACTGCTAGCAATCAGCATGGtctcaaggtttttttttttttttttttttttttttttttttttttttattggtatcctacaaacaattgaaattattatcaaatttgCTATTTAAGAGATCTAATTATCTCATTTAGAAAATTAACTATTTAAATGTATGAAAATTCGATTAAACatttaatcaaatattattcttcataattGATTCATTTGATTTGAATGGGCCAATGGCTTGTAGTGGTGTTGGGCTTGCTGGCAAATGTTGAAAAATGAAGACCAAttgtttttaaaagtatttttttaccaatttaaaaaattaggcCCAAATTATGAAGGCCCAGGCCACCCAGCCCATTTGAAGAGTGTTAATCGAATTAACCGACCGCTTTAACCGACCGCCTTAATCGAACCGCCTACCGACCGACTTAACCAACTATGCCGACTTAACCGAACTTTTCGAAAATATTCTTAGTCTCGAGTATGCTGCTTCTCATCATCTATTGTCCAAGATGTTTGTTAAAGACATAAACCATCTATCTTGAGGGGGAGTCTCAGTAAGTCAAGGATATTGCAGAGTTGCTAAGTTGTATTTCAGTTATTTAGTTTGCTGAGCTGAAATTCAGTTACTTAGTTTGTTATTAAGATATTTTGGTTGTAATAGATTGGTCTTTTAGTTAGCTTCAGTTATCTTGAAGTCATAGAGTATATGTATGTACTTTTCATTTCATTCTTGTAAGTTGAACTCTATAATCAAAGAATACGACTCTTTCTTCTCCCCCAATACTTTGTAGGAAATCAACAAAAGTGCAAACTTTTGCACCCACTATGTGGCAAAATGGGCCGCGACCAGATCTCACTTTAGCCGCATTCCCACATATCCTCCTCCTTTCCCTCCTATCCAATTTGTTAGTGGGAAAGACCCACCTTCCCTCTTATCGAGGTTGTTTGGCAAACCACTAactctctttttatttcttttcacttctcccaaaaaaatcaaataaaaaacattctaacttttttacactttttatatcacatcaatcactttttattactattcaaataaaaaaattaactacaaaacaaaactttttcacttttgtataaatcattctctaattttatatcacatcaataacttcttattactattcaaacaaatatttcacaacacAACTACTTACCAAACGTACCATCGTTGtctttctgtttgtttttggattatatgtgccttaaaaaaaaaaagaaaaaaaaaaagaaaaggaaaatgaaagaatgtGATATGTGATCGCACCATAATAATGTGCACCTGACTTTATCttgaaaaggaaataaaaaaattataggtttGGAATCTTGTTAGTGGGAAAACAATGTTGTCCTTCagctcataaaataaaaaatttgtttgacaCACTTTATTTACAATAAGCATTATTCTTATGAGAGGCACCATTAAAAGGAAGCAATGGTGGTGGATTATTCTTGAACTGTGTTTTGCAAAATCGTTGAAGTGGTCAAAGTCAATGAATTGGTCAATGTCAATGAAGTGGTGCGAGCAAATGAAACTTTGCAACTTGAGAGGAAAGTCTAAATTGTCTAATCATTCCTGCTCCCGTTCAATGGATGGAGTCATGGAGACAGTCTGACACAAATCTCAGCCCTACATCTGTTCCACTTCAAATCGGTTGCTGGCCTATGCAAATTGCAAAATAACTACATCACCCGCACCGAACTATGTCACCCGCCTTCTTCTGATCGGATCCAAGTATCCAACgtctataattttatttttattatttttataatattacttTTAACTGTGTAATGAGAATATGTTAAGTTTTTggaaattgataaaaataaattcttttcgtaatataatagatatagcttgaattattgtaattgttagccttgatataaatatatgtgtatTTGTGTTTATATGAGTAATGAGacataagattatatatatatatatatatatatatatatatatatatatatatatatatatatatatatatatatatgtcaactcgAGATTAAATTGTTTACCATTGAAGTTAATTTATCTAGCTAATTACTCAAACTATAAATCCtaataataattagtatgaatttcaaaaaataaaataaaaatcatgacatttactttatatatagaataaataagttaattgaatAGCTTGTAAATAAATTTGAGCTCGTTCAAAGAATAAAATTCCTAAGCTAAGCATATGGAAATTATTTTACATTGACattaaaattacataaatttttagggatatttaattaaactacttAATGCATATTATGAAATTTAATTTCCCAAACATGTGTTAATTTCTTATTAACAGCTAATACGCAATTAATTCAATTGACAGTTTCCATTTCACTTTTTCTATATCAAATAACATTgtaatattgattttttatttattaaatttctattttaaatatttatctttttctttcactttttttttttttgacacataaacatttaattaaaacaaaagataCTTAATTATTCATAACAATCTTTAGTAAATGCTTCGAGTCAAACAAagcttttcattaaaaataatcatCATTACGAAAAGTCACCCTAAAAGATAGATACATAAATCTAGAagtttttgacttttttctccatctcttttttattttaattttttacttaattatcTAAATTAACAGTTTCGTAACAagttaagagcatttttattgggtttgccaaaggccaaaaaaatgtataattaaCAGTTTTTTCTATTTATGAAGAGTCACCctacaagattttttttttaaattttatttttttctccattttttttaatttttaatttttttacttaattatttaaattaaaatttaaaagtttcGGATCAAGTTAACAGCCAGAGCAAAAGAAATTCATCAGAAAAcaagaggaaaaagagaaagaaaaagaaaaagaaaaagtaaagaacGATTGTGTGATATTATTGGTTGGGGACAGAGCAACGTCACCAGCGGATGACGGACTCTTCTTTCTTTATACAATTCGCCGTTGCTTCGtaatctctctttcttcttacCTTCTCCAATTGGCTTCTCTTTCCccacatatatatgtaagagAACCCAGTTTGGTagctttgtgatttgtgctgtCCGGTGGCTTTGAGCAAGACACAATGGCTTTCACGAACGTCTCTTCTCCTTCAACAGCAGCTCTCTCTCGCCTGCAGTAtgtcctcttttcttttcattttccttctgATGCTttcattttgcatttttttttcacctttacATGTCATATAATGATCCTTGGAGTTGAACTTCAtctgggttttgttgggtttctcTTAGAAATTACTCATGTCAAATTTTACACAATTCCTTGTTTGAATGTGATTTGCTTACAAAACATGTGCACGTTAAATCGTTAATGATCCATTGcgtcatattttcaaattaatcatGTTAATGATAGCAAAAATAACACATTGGTTAACTATTTTGGGGTTATTTGCTTTGCTTGGTCCTTTTGTGTCATAGATATTGTATATGGGATGTGGGTTTTCCCCTTTATTGATCTGAATCCAACTTTTCTATGGATATGGAACTTTTAGTACCAAAGAGAAGGTATAAGTTGTGACGTGTATGCTATTGTGTTGACTTAAATGTTGCTTCTCCTTTTAATCGCTGAGAAAATAGGGATGAAAAAAAGATTCCATTTTCACTTGTTTCTGTAGTTTGGGTGGTGGAAAGGACAACCCTGCTAAAACCACACAATTTCCTGGGCTTTATGAGTCTAGGCTGTTCCTTTGATGAATCTTAGGTAATATAACTCAATTATTCAAATTTTGCTTCCCATTTTATTTGTTCtctgaaactttttttttttttaaatgcttttggAGAATgataaataaattcaagaacATGGTATCTTTAATTGTTTCAGTTTTAGAAACAAAGAGCAAGGGACGGTCAATGTCAAATGATTCTCTGAAAAGACAgctgttaaaaatatatttcttccaAAATAGGTTCCTGAAATGCGCTTTTGcagtgtttttgttcttttgcgAGTATAAAAACAGAGAAATCTTACTGGAGGATAGAACCAAAAAGACCCTCGATTTGCTGTTATAATCCTTCATTTTCTCAGCAGCCAAAAGAAGCAGATGTTTCTACGCGAAAGTAATTAGAGAGGCCTTAAAAAATGTGATTATTCtaaaagtaatgctaaaaactacatttttatcctacaactaTCCCATAATGCTGATGTCACAGTTTCAACTAATCCTTCAATtagtcattattaaaaaaaaaatggttggttGAGACTTCCATAGCAGGGATAGTTGTGgcataaaaatgtagtatatagcatttctcttattctAAACTTTTGTGTGAAGGGTGTTGCATTGACGTGTCTTTTGAAATCTACTTATTTTACCCCTGTTCTAGCTGATATTAAGTTCTCTGCTCTTACTTGTGAACAAGAAAAGCATCTATTATTCTGTTGAAGCACATGGAGCCTCATCTTGTAATCCACTTTGTTCACATTGTGCAAATTACCCGGCAAGACTCCATGAAAACCCTTTAAGTCTTGATCCGACTACTTGGATTTGGCTACACAATTTCTCCACCTCTTTGCTATATTTTGTTTAATCATGGGCATCATTTTCCTTGTCCTTAACATGTCCTAGCAAAAATACTAATATTTTGAGTTTCATGTTTGTAAAAGTTTGTGTGAAGGTTTTTAAACTTTATCAACTTTTCAAAGCCGTGATATTTTCTGGACGTTGAGTGGTGCTTAAACTGAATACTTATCATGTTCTGccattaataaattttataaaatatcaggTTCTTGTTTTGTTATGTTCAGATTTCAGAAGCATTAATTGCATTGTGAACATTCTTAGTGAATATGCAATTATTACTACCAAGTTTCATAGTCCTTCCTTTCTATTGCTTTCGCCTTTACTGTATTAAGAACTTATGGACCTTCTATTGTGTTTAGGGTAtgcaaaaacttcaaattgttCAATGGCTCACACAGTGTGAATCCCTCTCTGGCAAAAGGGTATGCTTCCGATTTGCCCTTGATCCAGCTGGGTGGCAAATTGTCCGTAAGTATTAAGGGTGTTGGTAGAACTAGAGCTACAGTGATATCTGGAGAAGGTGACCTTCTGTCTTATGCCAATGAAAATAATGTTGAGGAAAATAGCACTCTCATTGGTGATCAATCTGTTGGAATTGAGATACAACCTGATGCAGTCTCATTCAGAACACTTGCAGCAGATACCACTCCTATGAGTATTCGTTTTCCCATTGATAATGATGAATTTGATTTGGATCACCCTACTGAAGGTTTTTCTTCCATCCCAGAGGCCATAGAGGATATTCGCCAAGGAAAGGTGGCCTGTTTCCTGAGCTGTCTTGTTACAAAATCTATTAGCAAATCCATTTAGTGTTAGacttttgattttctctatattttagTAGTTATCTTTCCACCACTTATATTTCATGGCAATGCAGTTTGTAGTGGTTGTGGATGATGAGGACAGAGAAAATGAAGGAGATTTAATTATGGCTGCACAATTGGCAACACCTGaagctatggcttttatagtgAAGCACGGAACTGGAATAGTGTGCGTCAGCATGAAAGGGGAAGATCTGGAGAGGTTACAAATCCCTTTGATGGTAACCCAGAAGGATAATGATGAGAAACTTTCTACTGCTTTCACAGTGACAGTGGTATGTACATTTCTTGGTTGACATTTCTATATTTGGAATTTCTTTCCCAGTCCAATATTTTTGTATTGGATATCATCTAGGTTTGGAATAAGACAAATCCTAATCTCGTTCAGAGTCGTTTGAGCTTTTGAAATTCAATTGTTTCATCTAAAATTGCACTTATATAATAATGCGTTACATGTTCACAAACTATGCCATTCTAACAGATTGAAATGTAAATGTTAATTATATATCTGAGAGATATTGGTGATTGTGATGATGACAATAATGACAAAACCATTTAAAAGCTTAATCTATCATCTCAAAGAAGTTACTTCTGATAGTTAGTTGTGATGTAAGAGATTCAATTGAGCATTTTGCTCATCTAAGGATGTTGGTTTTGTAGGATGCCAAACATGGTACAACCACAGGGGTATCAGCTCGTGATAGGGCAACAACAGTATTGGCTCTTGCATCCAGAGATTCAAAACCTGATGATTTCAACCGCCCAGGCCATATTTTTCCACTGAAATACAGAGAAGGTGGTGTTTTGAAAAGAGCTGGGCATACAGAAGCTTCTGTTGATCTTACCATGCTTGCTGGGTTTGACCCTGTTGGAATTCTATGTGAGGTTGTGGATGATGATGGTTCCATGGCTAGATTACCAAAGCTTCGCCAATTTGCAGAGCAggagaatttgaaaattatatCTATTGCTGATTTGATTAGGTAAGATTTACCTGTGGGTGcttctctttgtttcttttttccagtttttgtgtcatttttgtatacttcatgtatgcttaATGGCgtctttacgctttttataaatttctctgattacctatatatataacGGATTTACCTGTGTTCTGGAGACTTTTACTTTATATTCATTTTACAAAAACATGTGGTTAACTTACTTTTTTGATGTCTATATTCTTCATCTGCAGTTAAAAATGTATTACTAAGGAGAGCAACTTTCTTGATTTAATCCAACCTCATTTTAACAGTATACTGTTTAAGAAGTGAGAGcttaatttattttacataTGAAATGCAATAGATGTTCTTGAAACCAAATGCACTTATTCCATTTCCATATGACCCTAAAATTTCTTATCTGAATTAATCTGTAGTAATTGGTGTCAAGATTTTGGAGTTGATGATAAATCTAAATGCAATTGATATGCTCAGATATGGCTGGGGAATATGTGAAGGATTTTGTCCCCAGCAGTTGAATGATTTTACTCCTTTGACAATTATGCTGCAGAGACAGTGAGAGTGTATTACATCACTTACACCTCTCATTTCTAGTAGTAAAATGCCTGAGCGTATACTTTTGGCAAATATGATAATGCTTGGTACTCCAAGCAATGTTCTCGTTTTCTTCTTTGTAGATATAGCACTAGTACATTCTATGATCAATTCTTTTTATTCTGCTTTCAAACAACAATGCTTATGCTGTTGGCGTATGCTATGATCATACAGAGTTGTGATGTCTATGTTCAGCTTCAGAGCTGCATGAGTCTGCTATGTGAATCTGCCACCCTTAGTCACAGGCTTTCAtagtgttctttttctttttggctagACATAGTCTGTGCCATCTCAGCTAATGCCAGTCACATGATTTGGAGCCTTATGCATACCTTCTTAGCCCTGTTCTGGAGTATAACTTGTTCATTGGGTTGGTTCATCGCATAATAGATTCAACCTATGTCAGAAACCTAGACCATGCGTTTTAATTACACAAATCTAAAATAAATGCTAAGGAGGTCATATAATATTCCATTAGGGTAAATGGGTTCTTTCAAATGGTAAAAAGTTGATGATGAAGCATCAACAtgggttatttatttttttgcttcgTTATGTGTCGGTCGCTCCTTCAATTCTAAATAAGCATTAAGAAGATTATATAATCTTTTGTTATAGTTTATAGATGCTTGCAAATAGTTAAAGCTGATGATAAAGCATCATCATGGATTACTGTTCATCTATCCGTACGTCTTAATCCTGTATGTTACATATGCCTGCTTATATATGTTATAGCTGTTGTTGAAATTGTGTTTCTTGAATTTCAATGTCAAGTTTTCATCCCCAACTATAGTCATCGTgaattttcaatattttcaacAGATGGTTGGAAAGTCTGCTCTCTTGGGTTGCTTTGACCTTTCTAGTTGCTTAAGACATGCATGACTTATTAGGGGCTTCATGTATACGTCCTATGTACTATTGGTTGCGTccctttgcgctttttgaatatactttacttatcaaaaaaaaaaaaggcatgcgTGACTTGGATGAGTATTATCTGGCTTCAAGCAAAACTGGTACCTTTGGCCAACACAAACTGGATAATAAGGAGGCTTTCACCTCAAAATCTTTTTATAGTCAGAATGTGAGACTGGTCTGGGTCCTGCAACACTGTATTTAAGAATGCGCTTGTGGGTCTGGTAGCACgatgtgtttgtttgtttgttttgaggAGACCCAGGGGAGGGGGGAGTAAAACTGGGGACTTTTACTAAACTATTTTACCATTGCTTGCAAATAACTGTATGTTAGTATCCTTTTGATCTTGTCCAGTATGCACCACATAGTTATCTGGAAACCCATTTGTTCAGGATCTTTATCTTTTCTTAGGTCGTAACTTCTACATTGATGTGTTTGCTACATAACCTATTTGtagttttgttccttttttgttaaaacataaaatagggCACTGCTCTAACATGGATAATCATCGCCAGGTATAGAAGGAAGAGAGATAAGTTAGTAGATCGCTCTGCTGCTGCCAGGATACCTACAATGTGGGGGCCATTTACAGCCTACTGTTATAGATCAATCATAGATGGGATTGAGCATATTGCAATGGTTAAggtatgcatttttttttaattttgatgctCAAAaaactatcttcttcttctcctttttttatttttttttttaattcattgcAAGCAGaaccaaaataaatttaattgaaTAGCCGATGGTCTTAGGACAACGGTTGAAATCTCATATCGGTAAATGAGTTGTATTTAGCTATGAACAGTATAAGATAAAACAATATTAATAGAAGGTACCATTAGGACTAGACTACACAAATTCTTTTGGTACTTTTACTCAGTATATGCATCAAAAAGACCGAAGTCtgtacaaaaatttaaaaccaaAGGGAGAACCATTATATAGTTCCATTGGGTCAAGCCATTTATAGAGTCAAAACTCTTACTGCTTCCACTAGCATGAtgactaaaatttaaaaatgaagtcgattttttttttttggggtgggaGGGGGGAGTGGGTATAAATTTCTTTTGACTATTATTCATTTTCGTAGTGATTTTTAACAAAGCTAATGTGTAAACAGGGTGATATTGGGGATGGGCAAGATGTTCTTGTGAGAGTGCACTCAGAATGTCTCACAGGAGATATATTTGGATCGGCCAGATGCGACTGTGGGAATCAGTTGGCACTTGCCATGCAGCAGATTGAGGCTGCTGGCAGGGGTGTCCTGGTGTACCTCCGTGGACATGAAGGGAGGGGCATTGGTTTGGGCCACAAGCTTCGTGCTTATAATCTACAGGATGATGGGCGCGATACGGTAGAAGCTAACGAGGAGTTGGGATTGCCTGTTGACTCCCGAGAATACGGAATTGGTGCTCAGGTATTCTGAAATAGGATTTCTATTAAATTTCTCTTTGACAAAGCATTTGACTTATTTTTTAATCCACAACACTTTGAAATGACATCTTTCAGCGAGGCCTCCAAATGCCCACGCTTTCAAATCTTACAACAATTTATTGGGCATTGGATCTCCCATTGGATAAATAAGGCAGAAACTTTAAGATTATAGCATTATTGATCTCAATAGAAATAATTGACAGCTTATTTAATGTGCTGTGGTAATTGTATACCAAGCTTTTTATCAAGAGCTAAAatgaatgtttgaaaaaaaaaaaaaaaaaaaaaaacttggaatACACCTGACAGCTAATTTACAATAAACAGAATCAACGGTTCCTAAAACGTTTACTTGTACTTTCTATGGTCATGAAGAAGATcgaagatgataaagaagactTGGAACCCGTTAacaacgagtaatgctatataccaccCCACTATCTCACTATACTGATGTAGCATTGTCAATTCATCCTTAGATTAGCCATTGTTAATCAAATGATTAGATCTGAACCATTGAAAAACTACAGAAGATTtcctatagtttttttttacagcacccaAGCCAAATCCTATTACGTGTATCATGTTTTGACTAAAGTTTATTGGCTTTGTTGCTGCAGATGCTTAGGGAATTGGGTGTTCGAACAATGAAGCTGATGACAAACAACCCTGCCAAGTATATCGGGCTTAAGGGTTACGGTTTGGCGGTTTCAGGCAGGGTCCCGTTAATAACTCCGATTACCAAGGATAACAAGAGATATTTGGAGACGAAGCGCGCTAAAATGGGACATGTCTAtgggttagaatttaacagccGCTTAAGCAGCCTTATGAGTGGCAATGGTAAGCCTAGTGCTGATGCTCTATCTGAGACATAACTCAGGCTGCCTGCCTCTTTTGGATAAGGATTCAGGCCGCCCGCCCGCCCTCTACCGGTCCGTCGATTGTTCGTGCAGCAGAAATAGGAATTTTAGTCTCACGTAAATTATTTCTGAGTACAACACTTCTGGCTTTGACAAAGGTGGTATTAACATTCATTCCAATGAATTAATGAGATACAATTCATTAtgattgctatatatatacatagccTGGATCCAAAATATAGGTGCATGCTTAGCCAAACTCTTACAAAAATGTTGGCAACTATATTGTAATGCCATTCATTCTTTCTGTTAAAGTATATTTCTGAAGAAGGAAATCCACATTTTTTGCTTCTTGAAAACGTTACCACGGTTTCATTCCttattttagggtttgtttgagtttgcgatttaaaataacgattttaaaatgtgcgatttgaaaaaagtaattttttaaaacacaattaagcgtttggtaaaatcgcagcttagcctttaaaattgcaaattactTGAGATGATTTTCGAATCGCAagttttaaaaacgcagttttcaaacgatttgtattctgtgatttggtttaaaatcgtacttattgtctacgaaattgcaatctcaaatGCTCTCTTAATCTCTCCAATGATCTACCAATGCAAAATGTGtgaagaaattttactttttatttaggtgatatttttgcatttttttgaaagaaagatGATGTAAGCATTTTGATACAATAAAATTAGGATTTAGTTGATACAtatacacaaaaaataaaagaaaagaaaagaaaaggtcacATATACACAAAGACATATTTATAAGCATCTTGGTGCTACATAATCAAACACTAACATTGATACAATAaagacattatatatatatatatatatacacacaagcTGATGAAAAGACACACACAAAGGACAAATATTATATGaacacaaacaaagaaaaaaacaagcaTAAATACCGACGCTATCAATCAGTATGTAGTCACTCAAAAATCTGATTCAGATTGCCATGAACTCTACAAAAGTATTTTCTGCACAcatttcaaatttgtttttcaaaggCAGGGATCGGACCAGGGTATTCCTAGTTCCTTCGAAAATTCAATAACTTTTTTCTCTACACACTTTTTTGTTCAATTGAggtgaattttctttttctacacactttttgttaaaacaagaatttttttttaaaaaaaatggggaatgaatttcttgcaaataatttaattatttatattgaaaagaAATTTGCTGAGAGCTTCAATTCAAAATtaatacttgatgattttgtttatCTAAAAGAACGTTGTCTACAATTTTAAACACTATGTATTAGTGTTGACATGTTACGTTGCTAATATATCAATTTTGACACatatttaagaatttttataaaaatatatttttttatacacaTATTGTGTGATAAATaacttcatttttgttttaaattgtgtttattatatttttagttcGACCCGACAATAATGATTATTAGTTCCATGATTGAAGACTGTCAcgtcaatattattattattattattaataatactatcatgtcaatattataaaataattgtgagataaaacGTTTCGATTCATGATATATGAATATGATTGGCTAAAGTTCTATCTTCTTGACAGACTATTATGCTTAGATGAGAAACAGTTCAAACTTCAAATCCTCGTATAATCCTCGTATAGTTTGTTGTTtacccttttcttcttcttcttcctcttcttttttttttttttttgtttaaatttttttttttttttttaaaaaaaaaaaaatcacttttgaAAGTGCATGTGCATGTGGTCCCACAGTGTCGCCTTCCCCAACCTATCCGCGACCGTCAATTTTTCGACCGTTAAGAACAGATAGCATCCTACAGCCCGCATTTCTCGCTTTATTCAAAATCCCAACCCACGTCTACTTCCCGAGATCCAATATCCAAACTGCCCAAAAAAATAGTCGAAAGAAGAATCTCCACCGTCCGATTCTCCTCGAGCTCCGTGATCTAGACGTTAACCCAATCACTACCACTATTCACTCTCCTCCTCTATATAAACACTGGCTCTCGCTCTCTCTTTGTGTCTCATACAGTCATACGCCTTCTCTTTGTGTCCCATACAGTCATAAGCTTTCTCTTTGTTTCTCATTGAAGCTTCTTTAATGGCTCGCTTAAGCACTGTGTCTTTGATGCTAATGCTGGTGCTTCTTGTGGGCTCCACTATGGCCCTGTCTCCGGCCAAATCTCCTTTGTCGAGTCATAAATCTTCGGCGCATTCTCCATCGCCGTCGCCGTCGCCGGTTTCTTCTGAGGCTCCTGCGAGCTCTCCAACGTCGATTTCTGCTCCGCCGTCCGAAGCTCCTGGGCCGGCCCAGAACGTAGCTGTTTtgaatcgggtcgggttcgctGGATCTGTGGCCGTTGGGGTATTGGCTGCTGCTTTGGTCTTCTAGAATGTTCTGAGAGAGTTACCGTTGTGGGTTTTGTGGGTcttattctatttatttattttaatgggTATTTGGTTTGATTTTCCCTTTTGTGATGTTTTATGGTGATTGTGCCGTAATACCTTGATAACATCAAGACATGTATTTGTATAcattaatttgatgaaaaagttTGCAATTCCCTCCGAAA
The sequence above is drawn from the Alnus glutinosa chromosome 11, dhAlnGlut1.1, whole genome shotgun sequence genome and encodes:
- the LOC133881668 gene encoding bifunctional riboflavin biosynthesis protein RIBA 1, chloroplastic: MAFTNVSSPSTAALSRLQVCKNFKLFNGSHSVNPSLAKGYASDLPLIQLGGKLSVSIKGVGRTRATVISGEGDLLSYANENNVEENSTLIGDQSVGIEIQPDAVSFRTLAADTTPMSIRFPIDNDEFDLDHPTEGFSSIPEAIEDIRQGKFVVVVDDEDRENEGDLIMAAQLATPEAMAFIVKHGTGIVCVSMKGEDLERLQIPLMVTQKDNDEKLSTAFTVTVDAKHGTTTGVSARDRATTVLALASRDSKPDDFNRPGHIFPLKYREGGVLKRAGHTEASVDLTMLAGFDPVGILCEVVDDDGSMARLPKLRQFAEQENLKIISIADLIRYRRKRDKLVDRSAAARIPTMWGPFTAYCYRSIIDGIEHIAMVKGDIGDGQDVLVRVHSECLTGDIFGSARCDCGNQLALAMQQIEAAGRGVLVYLRGHEGRGIGLGHKLRAYNLQDDGRDTVEANEELGLPVDSREYGIGAQMLRELGVRTMKLMTNNPAKYIGLKGYGLAVSGRVPLITPITKDNKRYLETKRAKMGHVYGLEFNSRLSSLMSGNGKPSADALSET
- the LOC133881177 gene encoding classical arabinogalactan protein 1-like, with protein sequence MARLSTVSLMLMLVLLVGSTMALSPAKSPLSSHKSSAHSPSPSPSPVSSEAPASSPTSISAPPSEAPGPAQNVAVLNRVGFAGSVAVGVLAAALVF